Below is a window of Cataglyphis hispanica isolate Lineage 1 chromosome 2, ULB_Chis1_1.0, whole genome shotgun sequence DNA.
aatatatactgaagcttttttttttatatttttttttatattgaaagtaGAAGAAGTAGATACTGATTAAATCAGTGGTATTgtaagtattgatattaacaaaattattttgataatagttttattaatttattctgagTTTGTTTTTGCCGATAGGATGTATTGAGTGTTGCTTTTTCTGTGGACAATCGTCAAATAGTCTCTGGTTCACGAGACAAGACAATTAAATTGTGGAACACATTAGCCGAATGTAAATATACCATTCAAGATGATGGACATACGGACTGGGTCAGTTGTGTGCGCTTCTCTCCCAATCACGCAAACCCCATCATTGTTTCTGCAGGCTGGGATCGCGTTGTTAAAGTAAGAATGAAGCTTATATTTAGAAGATTGAATATAGaagaacatatattttataaaaatgatggatattttcataatataatttcatgattTACCATGAGTGTATGCGGATATGGGactgatatatatttctcatatctttctatgattatgaaaaaagatGTATCTATTactaatttaacaatttatttgcaGGTCTGGAATTTGACAAATTGCAAACTAAAGATCAATCATAGTGGTCATACAGGATATCTGAATACTGTTACAGTATCACCCGATGGATCACTCTGCGCTTCTGGTGGCAAAGTACATATCTTCTTAacttatatttgcataaacttaactatatatatatatacttatattatagagaaaCTTATATTACCTCTACAGGATTGCAAAGCTATGCTATGGGACTTGAACGACGGCAAACATCTCCACACTTTGGATCATAACGATATCATCACAGCATTGTGTTTCAGTCCTAATCGTTATTGGCTCTGTGCCGCATTTGGACCATGGATCAAGATCTGGGATCTTGAGACTAAAGAAATGGTCGAGGAATTGAAACCCGAAGTTGTGTCGGCAACTAGTAAAGCGGAACCTCCTCTATGTTTATCTCTTGCATGGTCCACTGATGGTCAGACACTGTTTGCAGGGTATTCCGATAATACTATTCGTGTCTGGCAAGTTTCTGTATCTAGCAGATAAATACtttgtaataaaagtttaaaaccAAATATCAACATATCACTTGTGTGAGTgtgtatatcattttatttattttttctttttaaatgatacataatatctacaatacaacatataaatttacatgatGAAGTATAGATTTTATCATCTACAGATCATCAACTATTAATTGTATCTATTTGTCTTTActcttttctttaatcttttgttcaaatttttgGAATTCTTTCTCTGCAATTTTATCCGTCTCGTCCTCCACTTGTATAACTCCGAGTACTTCGGGTATATAAAACTGCATCATATTTTGCACGCCATTTCTTAACGTTACTGCCGAACTTGGACAATTGGTGCAGGAACCTTGCATCTTTAGTTTTACAATACCTTCTTCAAATCcctatttagataaaaatgacgtgttaaaacatatttaaacaaattaaaatgtatttttaatttctttttttttgaaaaatttgaacaagATACCATAAATACAATGTCACCACCATCTTCTTGTACTGTAGGCCGTATTCGTGtttctaataattcttttatcatttgaaCAATCTCATCATCATCtgcattaatttctataaaaattaacaaaataattaggtattctattttttcttggatatttttatacaaaagtaaacTATATGAACTTTACGTGTATCTGTAGCAGGTTGAGAAGTTTCATCCATGATTGGTAATCCACTTGCAAAGAAATCCATTATAGTTGCAAATATTTCCGGCTTCAATAATTTCCATTCTACATCCTCATCAAGTTTAGTCACCGTGATAAAGTCAGGCCCAAAAAATACTGCTTTTACTCCCTCAATACGAAATAACATTTTAGCAAGTGACGAACAATATGCATCTTTTGCACTTGGAAAATCTTTTGTACATCCTTCCCCCAGTACTGGTACTCCTGGGATAAATTTTAAGCTATTTGGATTTGGTGTATCTTGTGTTTGAATAAACATGTTACGTCTTTGTTGGTTAGATATAGAAAGATTGTGTTTAGAAGATAGTATACAAATTGCTGTTTCACTGTCACCATACCAGTGCCTGAGACCAACAGGAAAAATCCTGAAAAATTTGTGtacaatttgtttaaaaacattgttttattcgaaaaaatatatatgtgaatgcagtatatattaaatttacaagcCTTACGTGGAATATTCTTTTGCTGATAACATTCTACTGACTACAGGTACACATCGTTTTGCAGAAAGTTTATTTGATACTctgaaaaatgcataaatatttatatatgatattatgtcactcaatagatatatatacatatagtagaAGTATAAATTACTGTATGCATTGCTCATTCATTAGAGTTTTATACAACGCCGGTCGGCTTGTATGAatggatttaaaaattttatccattGCTTGTTatttgttctctctttctctttcaaatttttaaagatctcatttttttttcagcaatatCACGACAATATATACTTCTCGAGATTAGACTTCGTCTATCACAAGACGCAGTATGATCTTATTCTTCTGAGGTGTCTACAAATCTATTTTAGGTTAATTGACACAGAGAACGTCAAAAACAAATCATCTCGCCGCATGCTGTGACGACCGTAGCATATGCAGTGATGTAAAGTAACGCAACGTCACTTGATTTTGCGTTGTCACAAAATGGAGAGTGCATATGCGCGATAAGTCTGTACTAAGAATTGcacaatatacaattttttaatctatcatctaatgcaaattaattataaattaaaatatatatactcttcCCTCTATATttcactaattttatttttttattattatagcaatATGCGTAGagatcaattaaaaatcagatatgataaataaaatatatagcaattttagtatttaaaaagtttattaaaaataagacagGATTAAAATTGGGatagaaaagtattttattatttttagatctgTGTATTTTCAAAGTCTTTTTTCAACGTGACAGGAGAGATAAAGCCGCATGCGTTTCGATTCTAATCGTATTCGTGCAAACTAGATATATGTTCGCGAAGAGCGGCGCTTTAGAATCACTCtgatttttgaagaaatatggCGGATGTTGAGGTGAGCGAGTCACGTGGAAtgcgagaaaatttattatattaccttTGCcgctgtattattataatttgcgtGTGATTTGTTGCAGCTAACAAAAGCTTTGAAGGATTTACCGAATCGAGTTCAGACCGCCAGC
It encodes the following:
- the LOC126855445 gene encoding guanine nucleotide-binding protein subunit beta-like protein, coding for MTETLQLRGTLRGHNGWVTQIATNPKYPDMILSSSRDKTLIVWKLTRDEANYGIPQKRLYGHSHFISDVVLSSDGNYALSGSWDKTLRLWDLAAGRTTRRFEDHTKDVLSVAFSVDNRQIVSGSRDKTIKLWNTLAECKYTIQDDGHTDWVSCVRFSPNHANPIIVSAGWDRVVKVWNLTNCKLKINHSGHTGYLNTVTVSPDGSLCASGGKDCKAMLWDLNDGKHLHTLDHNDIITALCFSPNRYWLCAAFGPWIKIWDLETKEMVEELKPEVVSATSKAEPPLCLSLAWSTDGQTLFAGYSDNTIRVWQVSVSSR
- the LOC126855486 gene encoding NFU1 iron-sulfur cluster scaffold homolog, mitochondrial-like; amino-acid sequence: MDKIFKSIHTSRPALYKTLMNEQCIQVSNKLSAKRCVPVVSRMLSAKEYSTIFPVGLRHWYGDSETAICILSSKHNLSISNQQRRNMFIQTQDTPNPNSLKFIPGVPVLGEGCTKDFPSAKDAYCSSLAKMLFRIEGVKAVFFGPDFITVTKLDEDVEWKLLKPEIFATIMDFFASGLPIMDETSQPATDTQINADDDEIVQMIKELLETRIRPTVQEDGGDIVFMGFEEGIVKLKMQGSCTNCPSSAVTLRNGVQNMMQFYIPEVLGVIQVEDETDKIAEKEFQKFEQKIKEKSKDK